The proteins below are encoded in one region of Gemmatimonadota bacterium:
- the mvaD gene encoding diphosphomevalonate decarboxylase — MSTISVSSPSNIALIKYWGAVDLDRALPLNPSISMTLRECVTVCSVRAEEGADDVVQVADYDGRLRDAPDRFARAVTAHLDRLRAWAGANQRFRVATRNTFPTAAGLASSAAGFSALTVAVTRALGREPGLQELAELARSSGSGSAARSVTGGFVEWGLAPSGDAAELSVLGGAGDWDLRNVIAIVDDRPKDVSSRDGHRRAPGSPHYAARTTELPRRLDVVRSGIAHRDLEAMGSVIEEEAIELHLIAMSSRPPIFYWEPGTLAVLARVRELRDEGVAAYATMDAGANVHVICEAGAEPAVAEAMRSLDVVDRVIRDGVGSGPADAPALF; from the coding sequence ATGAGTACGATCAGCGTATCCTCGCCGTCGAATATCGCGCTCATCAAGTACTGGGGCGCGGTGGACCTGGACCGCGCCCTGCCCCTCAATCCGTCCATTTCCATGACGCTGCGCGAATGCGTTACGGTCTGCAGCGTTCGGGCCGAAGAGGGCGCGGACGATGTGGTGCAGGTGGCCGACTACGACGGTCGACTTCGCGACGCCCCCGATCGTTTCGCGCGCGCGGTCACGGCACACCTGGACCGGCTGCGCGCCTGGGCGGGCGCCAACCAGCGGTTTCGGGTCGCGACTCGGAACACCTTTCCCACCGCGGCGGGACTCGCTTCATCCGCCGCAGGCTTCTCGGCGCTGACCGTGGCCGTGACGCGCGCACTCGGTAGGGAGCCCGGCCTACAGGAGCTCGCCGAGCTGGCGCGCTCGAGCGGCTCCGGGTCGGCCGCGAGGTCGGTGACGGGCGGATTCGTGGAGTGGGGGCTGGCGCCGTCGGGCGACGCCGCGGAGCTCAGCGTGCTCGGAGGGGCGGGCGACTGGGACCTGCGTAACGTGATCGCGATCGTCGACGACCGCCCCAAGGACGTGTCCTCGCGCGACGGCCACCGCCGCGCTCCAGGGAGCCCGCACTACGCCGCGCGGACGACGGAACTACCTCGGCGCCTCGACGTCGTGCGCTCGGGTATCGCGCACCGGGACCTGGAGGCCATGGGCTCCGTGATCGAAGAGGAGGCCATCGAGCTGCACCTGATCGCCATGTCTTCGCGGCCGCCGATCTTCTACTGGGAGCCGGGCACGCTGGCGGTGTTGGCTCGCGTGCGCGAGTTGCGCGACGAGGGTGTCGCGGCGTACGCCACGATGGACGCGGGCGCCAACGTGCACGTCATCTGCGAAGCCGGCGCCGAGCCGGCGGTGGCGGAGGCCATGCGCAGCCTGGACGTGGTCGACCGCGTCATTCGCGACGGCGTGGGGTCGGGGCCGGCGGACGCCCCGGCGCTTTTCTGA